In one Cervus canadensis isolate Bull #8, Minnesota chromosome 22, ASM1932006v1, whole genome shotgun sequence genomic region, the following are encoded:
- the LRRN1 gene encoding leucine-rich repeat neuronal protein 1: MARMSFVLAAYQVVLSLLMTSLTGSPLQSSECPQLCVCEIRPWFTPQSTYREATTVDCNDLRLTRIPSNLSSDTQVLLLQSNNIAKTVDELQQLFNLTELDFSQNNFTNIKEVGLANLTQLTTLHLEENQITEMNDYCLQDLSNLQELYINHNQISTISANAFSGLKNLLRLHLNSNKLKVIDSRWFDSTPNLEILMIGENPVIGILDMNFKPLSNLRSLVLAGMYLTDIPGNALVGLDSLESLSFYDNKLVKVPQLALQKVPNLKFLDLNKNPIHKIQEGDFKNMLRLKELGINNMGELVSVDRYALDNLPELTKLEATNNPKLSYIHRLAFRSVPALESLMLNNNALNAVYQKTVESLPNLREISIHSNPLRCDCVIHWINSNKTNIRFMEPLSMFCAMPPEYRGQQVKEVLIQDSSEQCLPMISHDTFPNHLNMDVGTTVFLDCRAMAEPEPEIYWVTPLGDKITVETLSDKYKLSSEGTLEISKIQIEDSGRYTCVAQNVEGADTRVVMIKVNGTLLDGTQVLKIYVKQTESHSILVSWKVNSNVMTSNLKWSSATMKIDNPHITYTARVPVDVHEYNLTHLQPSTDYEVCLTVSNIHQQTQKSCVNVTTKNAAFALDISDQETSTALAAVMGSMFAVISLASIAVYIAKRFKRKNYHHSLKKYMQKTSSIPLNELYPPLINLWEGDSEKDKDVIADSKPTQVDTSRSYYMW; this comes from the coding sequence ATGGCTAGGATGAGCTTTGTTTTAGCAGCTTACCAGGTGGTGCTGAGCTTGCTCATGACTTCATTAACTGGGTCTCCCCTACAAAGTAGTGAGTGTCCAcaactttgtgtgtgtgaaattagGCCCTGGTTTACCCCTCAGTCAACGTACAGAGAAGCCACCACTGTTGACTGCAATGATCTCCGCTTAACAAGGATCCCCAGCAACCTTTCCAGTGACACTCAGGTGCTTCTCTTACAGAGCAATAACATCGCCAAGACTGTGGATGAGCTACAGCAGCTTTTCAACCTGACGGAGCTAGATTTCTCCCAAAACAACTTTACAAACATTAAGGAGGTTGGGCTGGCAAACCTGACCCAGCTCACCACCCTACATCTGGAGGAAAATCAGATTACGGAAATGAATGATTATTGTCTACAAGACCTCAGCAACCTTCAAGAACTCTACATCAACCATAACCAGATTAGCACTATTTCTGCTAATGCTTTTTCAggcttaaaaaatcttttaaggcTCCACCTGAACTCCAACAAATTGAAAGTGATCGATAGCCGCTGGTTTGATTCCACACCCAACCTGGAAATTCTCATGATTGGGGAAAACCCCGTGATTGGAATTCTGGATATGAACTTCAAACCTCTCTCAAATTTGAGAAGCTTAGTTTTGGCCGGAATGTATCTCACTGATATTCCTGGAAACGCCTTGGTGGGCTTGGATAGCCTCGAGAGTCTGTCGTTTTATGATAACAAACTGGTCAAAGTCCCTCAACTTGCCCTGCAAAAAGTTCCTAACTTGAAATTCTTAGACCTCAACAAAAACCCCATCCACAAAATCCAGGAAGGGGACTTCAAAAATATGCTTCGGTTAAAAGAACTGGGGATCAACAATATGGGGGAGCTTGTTTCTGTGGATCGCTATGCCCTGGATAACTTGCCTGAACTCACAAAGTTAGAAGCTACCAATAACCCCAAATTATCTTACATCCACCGCTTGGCTTTTCGAAGTGTTCCTGCCCTAGAGAGCTTGATGTTGAACAACAATGCTCTGAATGCCGTTTATCAAAAGACTGTCGAGTCGCTTCCTAATCTGCGTGAGATCAGTATTCACAGCAATCCCCTGAGGTGTGACTGTGTCATCCACTGGATTAACTCCAACAAGACAAACATCCGCTTCATGGAGCCCTTGTCTATGTTCTGCGCCATGCCGCCTGAATACAGAGGGCAACAGGTAAAGGAAGTGTTAATCCAGGATTCCAGTGAGCAGTGCCTCCCAATGATATCTCATGACACATTTCCAAATCATTTAAACATGGACGTCGGCACAACGGTTTTCCTAGACTGTCGGGCCATGGCTGAGCCGGAACCTGAAATATACTGGGTCACTCCCCTCGGGGATAAGATAACTGTGGAAACCCTTTCAGATAAATATAAGCTAAGCAGTGAAGGTACATTGGAAATATCTAAAATACAGATTGAAGACTCAGGAAGATACACTTGTGTTGCCCAGAATGTGGAAGGGGCAGACACTCGAGTGGTGATGATTAAGGTTAATGGAACCCTTCTGGATGGTACCCAGGTGCTGAAAATATATGTCAAGCAGACAGAATCTCATTCCATTTTAGTGTCCTGGAAAGTCAATTCCAATGTCATGACGTCAAACTTAAAATGGTCATCTGCCACCATGAAGATTGACAACCCCCACATAACATATACTGCCAGGGTCCCGGTAGATGTTCATGAATACAACCTAACACATCTGCAGCCTTCCACAGATTATGAAGTGTGTCTCACAGTGTCCAATATTCATCAGCAGACTCAAAAGTCATGTGTCAACGTCACAACCAAAAATGCTGCCTTCGCGCTGGACATTTCTGATCAAGAAACCAGTACAGCCCTTGCTGCAGTAATGGGGTCCATGTTTGCTGTCATTAGCCTTGCGTCCATTGCTGTGTATATTGCCAAAAGATTTAAGAGGAAAAACTACCATCATTCATTGAAAAAGTATATGCAAAAAACCTCTTCCATCCCACTAAATGAGCTGTACCCACCACTCATTAACCTCTGGGAAGGTGACAGCGAGAAAGACAAAGATGTTATTGCAGATTCCAAGCCAACCCAAGTTGACACATCCAGAAGCTATTACATGTGGTAA